The genomic segment AAATCCATTCTTCCCTTGCCAGTTTTCCCGTTACCGTTTACTCTTTTCATGTGACCTCCTTGCTTTCCGTTGTTTTCGTTCAAAAACATGGTAGCAGGTGAGGTCATACCTTCGTTTCAACTAAGTTTAGGACACTTTCATGCGAGCAGGCTCATATCAACATATCCCAGACCTCTTCCCATCAAATGGAATCTCTCGATAACTCCCATCACCTCTTCATGTTCCGCCACTGACGCTTGGGGCAGATCATGGAGCAACGAAAGTATTATGCGCCTGTTCTTCAGATTCCCACATGCCAATTCGCCGATAACGAACGGATGACTGGCCACTTCACCGTCATTGAGCAGTTTTTCGAGGCCTGTATTCCCCTCGCGGAAATGCTCCACCCACACAGACGTGTCAACAAGCGTCATCACGCCTGCCAGCGCTTCTCCTGCGTGGTATCGCAGCCAGTTTCTTCTCGGATCCTCCCAGGGTGGCAAGCCGTTTTCCGCTTTCCATAGCTAT from the Nitrospinota bacterium genome contains:
- a CDS encoding type II toxin-antitoxin system VapB family antitoxin — its product is MRTTLNIEDNLLEKASRLTGVKEKTSLVKLGLKSLIAMESGKRLATLGGSEKKLAAIPRRRSAGRRDDAC
- a CDS encoding type II toxin-antitoxin system VapC family toxin produces the protein MTLVDTSVWVEHFREGNTGLEKLLNDGEVASHPFVIGELACGNLKNRRIILSLLHDLPQASVAEHEEVMGVIERFHLMGRGLGYVDMSLLA